Proteins co-encoded in one Nitratireductor kimnyeongensis genomic window:
- a CDS encoding polyamine ABC transporter substrate-binding protein, with protein sequence MGRISMLRKTLLASCVSLAALSISMAANAQDRVVNVYNWSDYIDDSILEDFTEETGIKVVYDVYDSNEILETKLLAGGSGYDVVVPSGEFLGRQISAGVFQKLDKDKLSNLSNMWDMINDRVAVYDPGNEYSINYMWGTTGVGYNVGKAEEILGTSKVDTWDVMFTPELAAKFKDCGIYMLDSASEVVRSALIYLGLDPNAPSADDLAKAEELLLSVRPYVRKFHSSEYINGLANGDICLALGYSGDIFQARDRAAEADQGVTVGYAIPKEGALLWFDQMAIPADAKNVEEAHEFLNYIMRPDVIAKASNYVVYANGNKAAQAEMDEEVVGDPAVYPDEATMEKLQAPLPYDMRTQRQVTRMWTKVVTGQ encoded by the coding sequence TTGGGGAGAATTTCCATGCTGCGTAAAACACTTCTAGCCTCCTGCGTTTCCCTTGCTGCGCTCTCGATCTCGATGGCGGCGAATGCACAGGATCGCGTCGTCAACGTCTACAATTGGTCGGACTATATCGATGACTCCATCCTTGAGGATTTCACCGAGGAAACAGGCATCAAGGTCGTCTATGACGTCTACGATTCCAACGAGATCCTGGAAACAAAGCTGCTCGCGGGCGGCTCGGGCTATGACGTGGTGGTGCCATCGGGCGAGTTTCTCGGCCGGCAGATCAGCGCAGGCGTCTTCCAGAAGCTCGACAAGGACAAGCTCTCCAACCTGTCCAACATGTGGGACATGATCAACGACCGCGTGGCGGTCTACGATCCCGGCAACGAATACTCGATCAATTACATGTGGGGCACGACAGGCGTCGGCTACAATGTCGGCAAGGCGGAAGAGATTCTCGGCACCTCCAAGGTCGATACCTGGGATGTGATGTTTACGCCGGAACTGGCGGCGAAGTTCAAGGATTGCGGCATCTACATGCTGGATTCAGCCAGCGAGGTGGTGCGTTCAGCACTCATCTATCTGGGCCTTGATCCGAACGCACCCTCTGCGGACGATCTCGCCAAGGCGGAAGAACTGCTTCTTTCGGTGCGTCCATACGTGCGCAAGTTCCATTCATCCGAATACATCAATGGTCTTGCCAATGGCGACATCTGCCTGGCGCTCGGCTATTCGGGTGACATTTTTCAGGCGCGCGACCGTGCGGCGGAAGCCGATCAGGGCGTAACCGTCGGCTATGCGATCCCCAAGGAAGGCGCGCTTCTCTGGTTTGACCAGATGGCTATTCCGGCTGATGCAAAGAATGTCGAGGAAGCGCACGAATTCCTCAACTACATCATGCGTCCGGATGTGATCGCCAAGGCGTCGAACTATGTCGTCTACGCCAATGGCAACAAGGCGGCCCAGGCGGAGATGGACGAAGAAGTGGTCGGCGACCCGGCTGTCTATCCCGACGAGGCCACGATGGAGAAACTGCAGGCGCCGCTCCCCTACGACATGCGCACGCAGCGCCAGGTGACGCGTATGTGGACCAAGGTGGTGACGGGCCAGTAG
- a CDS encoding glutamine synthetase family protein, with amino-acid sequence MNRPATNIDTDVKPSPAVSPEAGDEISTEADPACGDFISADHEAEYRAFVEQHPDLEAVEFLIVDPNGIIRGKWAPGDSLKKAFQEGVNFPMSLHGLDVWGREVEETGLHIETGDKDGYCRATRGSLAIVPWARRKTAQVLLQTFTPEGEPFMADSRQVLKHKVAEANAKGFFPVAAFELEFYLLDPEKQDPAGMPTPLGAGEGPDRLRMYGLDDLAENAALFDMIRDAADAQNLPIDTIIKEAAPGQFEVNLKHRTDPLRAADDVILLRRIVMGCAREHGLTATFMAKPFIDYAGNGMHVHTSMLDADGQNVFAGETGRVRLLSAVAGLIDTMPESLILYINTWNGFRRITPGSYAPTHAVWAENNRSVALRIPVSTEENRRVEHRISGADANPYLVMAAIIQGMIEGIEAGAQPPPPVEGSAYDERADIGRELPDDMDDALQLASRSRFIDRALGQLLAKVYRDLKRAEIIAFWSEITPLERTTYL; translated from the coding sequence TTGAACCGCCCCGCAACGAATATCGATACAGACGTTAAGCCCAGTCCTGCCGTTTCGCCAGAAGCCGGCGACGAAATTTCAACAGAAGCTGATCCTGCCTGTGGAGATTTCATCTCCGCCGATCACGAGGCCGAATACCGCGCCTTTGTCGAACAGCACCCGGACCTGGAGGCGGTCGAATTTCTGATTGTCGATCCCAACGGCATCATCCGCGGCAAATGGGCGCCGGGCGACAGCCTCAAGAAGGCATTTCAGGAAGGGGTGAATTTTCCCATGTCGCTGCACGGCCTCGATGTCTGGGGTCGCGAAGTCGAGGAAACAGGGCTCCACATCGAAACCGGCGACAAGGACGGCTATTGCCGGGCAACGCGTGGGTCGCTTGCGATCGTGCCATGGGCACGGCGCAAGACGGCGCAGGTGCTGCTCCAGACCTTCACGCCTGAGGGAGAACCCTTCATGGCGGATTCACGCCAGGTGCTGAAGCACAAGGTGGCGGAAGCAAATGCGAAGGGGTTCTTTCCGGTCGCGGCATTTGAGCTGGAATTCTACCTGCTCGACCCTGAAAAGCAGGATCCGGCCGGCATGCCCACACCGCTTGGCGCGGGCGAAGGGCCGGACCGGCTGCGTATGTACGGGCTCGACGACCTCGCCGAGAACGCGGCACTTTTCGACATGATCCGCGATGCGGCGGACGCACAGAACCTGCCGATCGACACGATCATCAAGGAGGCAGCACCCGGCCAGTTCGAGGTCAATCTGAAACACCGGACGGACCCTTTGCGGGCGGCAGATGACGTGATCCTTCTGCGCCGCATCGTGATGGGTTGCGCGCGCGAGCATGGATTGACGGCCACGTTCATGGCCAAACCCTTCATCGATTATGCGGGCAACGGCATGCACGTGCACACATCCATGCTCGATGCAGACGGGCAAAACGTGTTTGCCGGCGAGACCGGGCGCGTACGATTATTGTCGGCGGTGGCCGGGTTGATCGACACGATGCCCGAATCGCTCATTCTCTACATCAATACCTGGAACGGATTCCGGCGCATCACGCCCGGCTCCTATGCGCCCACCCACGCAGTGTGGGCGGAAAACAACCGCTCTGTGGCACTGCGAATTCCCGTGTCAACCGAGGAGAACCGCCGTGTGGAGCATCGAATTTCAGGGGCAGATGCCAATCCCTATCTCGTCATGGCGGCGATCATCCAGGGCATGATCGAGGGCATTGAAGCGGGCGCGCAGCCGCCGCCACCGGTGGAAGGCAGTGCCTATGACGAGAGAGCGGATATCGGGAGAGAATTGCCCGACGACATGGATGACGCCCTGCAGCTTGCTTCAAGAAGCCGTTTCATCGACCGGGCGCTCGGGCAGCTGTTGGCGAAGGTCTATCGAGATCTGAAACGTGCTGAAATCATCGCCTTCTGGAGTGAGATAACACCGCTTGAACGCACCACTTATCTTTGA